The Caldicellulosiruptor acetigenus DNA window ATCCTCGTCAATAACCTCAGCAATCAGTCTGTGAATGATTCCGTGACCGCACCCTGGGCAATAATGCATACTCTCTTTTGTCAAACACTCTGGTCTTTTGAATTTCATCCTATCATCTTCCTCTCAAATTTGATGAGCCCCATTTGCTACTTTTTAAGGGAATAATAAAAGTCCATTATTTCTTGAATTGTGGGAACCATGCCGCCTGTTCTTCCATAAAAGTGTACTTCTTTTTTCCCTTCCAAAGAAAGCTTAACATCCTCAAGCATCTGTCCTAAATTCATCTCAACGTCAATAAAAAATTCTACTTCCTCTTTTAATGCATAACTTTTTAGCTCATTTTCTGGAAATGGCCAAAGCGTAATTGGTCTTACAAGCCCAACCTTCTCACCAGCTTGTCTTAATCTGTTTACAGCACTTTTTACAATCCTTGCACACATTCCAAATGAGACAAAAATAACCTTTGCATCATCTGCTAAGTATTCTTCGACCATTACCTCATTTTCCTTTATTTTTTTGTACTTTTCCTTTAGCTTTAAATTATGTTTTTCAAGCTCTTCTGGAACAATATAAAGAGAGTTTGTCACTCTTTTTTCTCTATTTCTCTCGCCTGTCACCGCCCATAGTTTTTCTACCTTTTGTGGTTGATAGTTTTCGTCGAACTCAACAACCTCCATCATCTGTCCAAGCATTCCATCACCCAAAATCATAACAGGGTTTCGGTACTTGTCTGCAAGGTCAAACGCCTTTATTGTAAGTTCCACTGCTTCTTGCACAGAAGATGGAGCAAGTACAATCACCTTATAATCTCCATGTCCGCCACCTTTTGTAGCCTGAAGATAATCAGACTGGGCAGCATTTATATTGCCAAGCCCTGGTCCACCTCTCATAATGTTGACAATCACGCATGGAAGTTCTGCACCTGCTAAATATGATATACCCTCTTGTTTAAGGCTTATTCCTGGACCAGATGATGATGTCATAACCCGCTTGCCACAGCTCGATGCACCATATGCCATGTTAATTGCTCCAACTTCGCTCTCTGCCTGAATAAATACACCGCCATTTTTTAAAAGCTTTTTAGCCATATACTGCAGAAGTTCTGTCTGAGGGGTGATTGGATACCCAAAAAAACATTCACAGCCAGCCCTCAGTGCTGCCTCAGCAATGGCTTCATTTCCTTTCATAAGAATTTTCAAAGTCTACTCACCTACCTCAAACACTATATCAGGACAAACCTTATAGCAGCTTCCACAGCCAATACATGAGTTTTGGTCTTTTACTTCAACAGGATTATACCCTTTTTTGTTTATTCTGCTCCTGTCAATATACAAGATTTTCTTTGGGCAGATTTCCACGCAAAGTCCACAACTTTTGCACTTATCATACTCGATTTTGAGCTTCAACTTATCAACCTCCAAAATGGCTTCTTATCTTATTATATACCTTTTAATGGCATATACAAGAGAATATTTTTTTATCTCTTCTAAAAGCTCCTCTTCAAATAGATTCTCTTCAACTACAGTAAGAATATAGGGAATATCTTTTTTGTCAGCTACGTTTTGGATAATTTTAAGGCTTCTTATAATACTTCTGGCTTTGTTTCTGAAAGAAGATGAGAATTATTTATAATAGCTGTAATATTCATTCCCAGAATGCTCTCAATTTCCTGCATGTTCTGCAAGATTTCTTCCTCGTTTGAATTAAACGGTCTGTATATGTTGGCAACATAAAAAAGACTGTATCCTTTTTTATCAAGCAGCTCTTTGAACTGGCCAACAATTCTACTGCCAAGCTCATCTCCACCTACATCTATTATGTTGACTCCGTTTGAGTTGCTCAGTGCTTCAAAAACCCTGCCAGAAAGAACCGGAAGATCTATACTTTTGTCCTCAAAGTGTGTGGAAATAAAATTTATGTTTTTATTCTCAATAATATGCTTAATACTTCTCAGGTTATAATAAAAATTTATTACATCCGCATCAATTAAATTCACATGGAAAAACTCCCCAAGCTCCAAAGAAACATTTAATGCTATCTCACTCTTGCCACTTCCCGCCGTCCCAACAAAGATGTTTGTTTTCCTGTTGACAAAACTCAAAGGTACTGTCATGCACATTCTTTTCACCCTCATCCCCGTCACAAATTCTTCTTAGCAAATCCTTGGTAACATCTCATAATAAAGCATGTCCAAAATTCTCGTGCCGCCAAAGGTGGTTGACAGATATACTCTCTTTTCCCTACTTTCCTCCACTGTCCCAATCTCGCATGCAAACCCATTGTATTTTCTCAAAATCTCAATAGCTTTCTCTTTTTCATCCCTATTTACAATTGCAACAAACCTACCTTCACAGGCAAGATAATAGCTATCAAGCCCCAGGATATCGCACAGAGCTTTTACCTCATCTGCCACAGGTATCTTTTCTTCCTCAACCTTTATATCAAATCCAGACTTTTGGACAATCTCATTTAAAGCTGTGGCAAGCCCACCTCTTGTAAGGTCTTTCATATACGCAACATCTACTTCTTGCATCAGCTCTGAAATGACATCTAACAAAAGCCCACAGTCGGATTCTATCCTTTCTTCAAACCCAAGGTCTTCATTGTGAGAATATATGCATGCTCCGTGTCTTCCTATATCCCCACTGACAATCACAACTTGATTACTTTCTATTTTTGAAATGGAAGGCATTTTTTTGGTATCTCTTGCAACACCCAAACCGGTTGTATTTATGAATATTCCATCTGCCGCACCCTTTTCCACAACCTTTGTATCCCCTGCAACAACCTCAACTCTTGCCAAATCTGCATATTTCTTTATTGACATTGTAATCCTCTCTAAATCATCCATGGAAAATCCTTCTTCAATTATAAAAGAAACGGTAATATACTTTGGTTCAAGTCCTGCAACAGCTAAGTCATTTACCGTACCACATACAGCAAGCTTCCCAATATCTCCTCCTTTAAAAAAATATGGCTTTACTACAAATGAATCTGTTGATATTCCAACTTTCATATCGTTTAAGGAAAATATTGTTGAATCATCGGCACTTTTCAATATTTCAGAACCAAATATTGGCTTGAAAAGGCCGTCAATCAGCTCATATGTCTGTTTCCCGCCATTGCCATGTTCCTTGCGAATAGTCCTCATCATTTCCACTTCCCGAATCTAAAGTATGCATTGCAAGAACCTTCTTGTGATACCATACACGCACCTTTTGGTGTCTGAGGTGTGCACACCTTTTCAAAAAGAGGACATTCAAAAGGCTTTAATTTGCCTGTGAGCACATCTGTACATCTGCACGCAGAATTAGAAAGACTTTCATATTCATATTTAAGCTGGACTGAAAAGGCAGAATACTCACTTTTAAGTCTCAACCCACCCCCCTCAATCAAGCCAAGTCCTCTAAAATACGCATCAGTTCTTTCAAAAAACCTCTCTATATACCTTTTAGCAACTGTGTTACCTTCTTTTTTTACCACTCTCTTGTACTCATTTTTTACAGTAAAATCATTATTTAAGATACTTTGTGTCAAACTCAGCAAAGAAAGCAAAATATCATACTTTTCAAATCCAGATATTACAGAAGGAAGTTTAAACTCCTCAACAAACCTAAATCCATCAACACCCAAGATTGTCGCAACATGTCCTGGCAGGATAAGCCCGTCCACTTTTATGTGGTCTTTTAAAAGAACTTTTAGCGGCTGGTCAATGGTTTTAAGCTCACATGCAAATTTGACATTCTTCAAACCCTTTTCCAATACCTTTTCTAGGCTTAGAGCAAATGCTGGAACTGTTGTCTCAAACCCCACTGCAGCAATTATTGCTTCTTCATCTTCGGCTATATTCTCAGCAGCATCAACCGGTGAATACATAATTTTAATCTTGGCACCTTCTGCTTTTGCCTCAGCTAAAGACATACTCTTTCCTGGAACTTTCAGTAGGTCTCCAAAAGTGTAGATAGTATAGTTCATTTTTGCAAGCTCAATGAGATTGTCTATATACCCTTCATGAGTTACGCAAACTGGGCAGCCAGGACCTGAAATAAAATCTATATATCCTTTAAAAAGAGTATGAAAACCGTTTCGGTAAATTGAAACAGTATGGGTACCACACACCTCAATTATTCTTAGCTGCCTGCCAATCTTTTCAATGTTGTTTTTTATCGTGTTAACAATAGCATTTGCCTTTTCAAGAGTTTGCATCTCTTACCTCACCAAAAAGTTTTTCTATTTCCTCGGCTTCTTTTTCATCTATTTTTTCAATTGCAACTCCTGAGTGAATAAGTAAATAATCACCCACAGCCACTTCTTTTATTAGAGACACATTTACAGTTTTCTTCAAACCTAAATAGTCAACAATAGCTTTCTTGCCATCTTCTAAAATTTCGACTACCTTTGCAGGATACCCTAAACACATATTTTTAAAACTCCCTTAACAATTTTTTAATAATTGGATTGTATAATATACTTGTCCAGCTGAAATTCCCCCATCGTTTATAGGGAAAAAAGAATTAAAATACACTTTAAAACCTTCTTTCTCAAGCAAAGATACTGTCTTTTCAAGCAAAAGCCTGTTTTGGAACACTCCACCAGATAGTACTACAATGTCTTTATTATAATTTTCTCTCAACCTCTTTGCCACTTCAACAACTATTTTTGCAACGGTGTTGTGAAATTTCGCAGAAATCAAGCTTCTGTCAGCCTTTCTTTTAATATCATTAATAATTTGTTGTAGTATATGCACAATATCTATTTCAGTTTCATGTTCAAAATTCATAACAAAATCATAAAACCCTTCTTCGGTCTTATCAGCAATACTTTCTAAAACCATTGGAATCTGGGCTTCAAAATTGTTTTTCTCACCACACCTTAAAAGCACACCAACAACATCAAATATCCTTCCAAAACTTGAGCAAAGAGGGTAATTCAGTAACCTTGCTGCCTTTACAATTTTCGAAAGAAAATTAGAATTTGCAAAATATTCCTCCGCAAAGTTTTTATCAATTTCATACGCAAAATAGTATGCCAGTCTCACAGGTTCTTTTATAGATTTTTCTCCGCCCACTAAAGGATAGTACTTTAGATGAAATGCTCTTTTCACATTGCTTTTATCAATTATAAATCCTTCACTTCCCCATATGTTCCCATCCAATCCCAAGCCTGTACCGTCAAATGCAAAGCCTATACAGCTATCTAAATTATTTTCAAGCATGCACGAAAACACATGAGCTACATGATGCTGAACATACACAATTTTTTTGTTATTTTTTTGAGCAATCTCCTCAGCAAGGGCGGTTGAAAAATAGTTTTTGTGCAAATCACAGGCAATATAATCATATTCTAAGTTGTAAAGAAAAAGAAGGTCACTTAGTGCAGACCTGTAAAAGTCTATATACTCTTTTGTGTCAAGGTCACCCAGGTATTGGCTCACAATAACCTCATCGTCTTTTTTTAAAGCAACTGTAGCCTTCTCATGACCTCCTAATGCTAAGATATTTTTCTCTACAAATTGTGTTGAAGAAAGTTTTAGTCTCAGAGGAGCAAAACCTCTTCCTGGTCTTGTCAGTACAAACTTATCTTTTACAACAAAAGCAACGCTATCATCGCATCTTCGAACTATTTTTCTGTTGTGATAGAGCACATAGTCACAGGTACCATCAAGTTTTTGAATAGCATCGCTTTCGTCAATAATCATTGGAATTCCTGAGAGGTTGGCAGAGGTTGCAATTAAAAAGTCTCTGCCTGTTTTGCTCAGGATATAGTCCAAAATAGGGGTGTACGCCCTCATTATGCCAAGGGTGTGAAGATTGCTATTCACGTGTGAAAAATGCTCAGTCTTTTTTTCAAAAAGAATTATAGGACATCGTGGAGAAGAAAAAATATCTTCTTCCATCTTATTGACATGGCAATATTTTTTTACTACTTCAATGTCCCGAGCAACAAGTGCTAAGGGCTTGCCTTCTCGTCTCTTGCTTTCAAATAGTCTTTTTACCACAATTTCATTGTATGGGTCACACACCAAGTGAAAGCCGCCTATCCCTTTTATTGCGACTATATATCCCTCTTCAATTTTTTGAGAAACAAAATCTAAAAGTTCAATTGCCTCTCCATGGATATGTTTTTTTTCAGCAAATGAAAAAAGAAAAAGTCTTGGTCCACACACAGGGCACGTTGTTGACTGCGCATTGAATCTTCTGTTGTCCGCAGTAAAGTATTCTTTTTCGCAATCACTGCAAAACTTAAATTGCTTCATAGATGTATTTTCTCTATCATATGGTAAAGTTTCAATAATTGTGTATCTTGGTCCGCAGTTTGTACAGCTAATAAATACGTTGTGATAATGTCTGTGAGATTTGTCATAAAACTCTCTTTTGCAATCCTCACATATCCCTAAGTCATAAGGAAGGACTGTTGAAATCCTATTTTTTTCACTCTCAACAATACAAAACTCTTTTTCACTCTCTACCGGTTCAATCTCATAAACTTCAATTTTCTCTAAAATAGCATTTTTAGGAAGATTAGTTATAATATGCTGTGTTATTTGCTCTGAAGTTGTATCCCCTTGAAACTCAGCCAAAACACCTTCACCAGTATTTTTTACAAACCCAGTAAGTCCAAGTTTTCTTGCAATACTATAAATAAAGGGTCGGAAACCGACCCCTTGCACAAGCCCTTTAAATATAAACCTGTACCTTTTCATAAGCATTTTCCCCTACTTTTTGAAATATGAATCTAAAAGAGTATAAAAGTAATTAACGAGGCTTTCCACACCTTCTTTTGTCCTGAACGATACCTCAAACAGTTTTAAATCTTTGTCTTTTATAGCTTCTAAACCCTTTTTGTATCTTTGCATATCAAAACCAATGGCATCCACTATATCAATCTTTGACAGAACAATAACGTCAGCTTTTTCAAACATTATAGGATATTTATATGGCTTGTCATCACCCTCTGCAGCAGAAGATACAACAACTCTCATGTTTTCTCCTAAATCAAACGACGATGGACAGATAAGATTGCCAATATTTTCAACAAAGATTACCATTTTAGGTAAAAGGTTAAGAGTATCTATTGCTTCTGCAATACTATCTGCAACTAAATGGCAGGCACCGCCTGTGTTTATCTGCAAAACTTTAACTCCGTAGTTTGCAATTTGCTCGGCATCAATTGTTGAAGCAACATCACCTTCGATTACTGCAATGTTAAATACATCTTTGAGATTTTCTATCATACACTTAATAAAAGATGTCTTACCTGCACCAGGTGACCCCATCACATTTACAATATACCATTTATTTTCATCTGCTAACCTTCTTATATTGTCGGCTGCATTTTGATTTCGCTCTAAAATATTTTTTATTACCTTTATTTCCATCTCAATCATCTACCTCTATAGACTCAATGTAAAATTCCTTACCATGTTCTGTAAGCTTGCCTAATGACAAACATTTTGGACACGTAAAATCTTTTGTTCTTTCAAAATATTCACTGCATTTTTGACAGTACAAAAGAGCCTTTTTGGTAATTATTTTGAGCTCTGCACCTTCTAAGATTGTTCCTTTTGTTAGGATATCAAAATAAAATTTTAGCGACTCGTCAATAATTCCGCTAAGCTCCCCAACTACAACTTTAATCTCTGTAACCTTTTTAAAGTCGATATTTTTCAGCTCCTCTTCTGCAATCTTTACAAGCTGCTGTGTAACAAAATACTCATGCATTTTACCATTTTCCTTCCACTTCTGCTTTAAGCTTTAGCCAAAGTCTCCTATTTAACTATTAGTTGCAGCAGCCTGCGCCTTTGGCTGCACTTCATCTTTTACTTCCTGCTTTTTGATGTAAAACTCTTTATAAGTGGTTGGAACGTTAAATTGCTCTTTTGAAATTAAACACTTTTTAGGACAGGACTCAACACATACATTGCAGAGCACGCACTTGTACTGATTTAGCTGCCATGTCCTTGAGTTTCTATCCACCACTATCGCATTTGAAGGACATTTTCTCTGGCAAATACCACAAAAGATACATTTCTCTATCTCTATCTCAAGGCTTCCTCTTGTATCTTTAAAAAATGGCCTCTTTTCCTTCGGATAAAGCCTTGTTGCAGGCTTTGAAAACAGGTTATCAAAAACATTTCTAAGCATCCCAAACATTTTACCATCCCTCTTTTACAAAAACTTTTTTACCTTTCGGTACACGAAATACATGGGTCGATTGTCAAAACAAGCATTGGAACATCTGCAAAATCCACACCCTGAAGCATCTTCACAAGCGCAGGAATATTTGCAAATGTTGGTGTTCTGATTCTGAGCCTTTCTAAGTTCTTTGTCCCGTTTGCCTTTATATAATATACATCTTCTCCTCGTGGCTGTTCAACCCTTGAAATAACCTCACCGTTTGGAAATCCTTTGACCGGCGTTGAAATCTCACCTTCTGGCATCTTAGATATAGCCTGACGAATAAGGTCAATTGACTGATAGCACTCGCGAAGTCTCACTTTCAGTCTTGCATAGCAGTCTCCGTCATTTTCCACAACAGGTTCAAAGTCAAGCTCTCCATATGCTGCATATCCAAGGGTTCGTAGGTCCATACTAATTCCGCTTGCCCTTGCCATTGGTCCTACACAGCCAAGCTCGTAAGCTTCTTGCTTGCTCAGAACTCCAACACCTACAAGTCTTTTCTTGACTGTATAATCGTTCAAAAACGAACCTTCTATCTTCTTTAGCTCCTCTTCCAATTTTGCAAGGTTATTTAAAATGAACTTTTGCTTATCAAGGTCTATATCTCTTCTAACCCCACCAATTATATTTGTGGAAATTATAACTCTTGAACCTGCTGTTGCTTCCATAAGATCCATCACAAGCTCTCTATTTCTCCAGCACTGCATAAAAAGACTTTCAAAACCAAAAGCGTCAGCCAATAGCCCAAGCCACAAATGGTGGCTGTGAAGCCTGTGAAGCTCTGCCCAAATAACTCGCAAATACCTTGCTCTGTCGGGCACTTCAATGCCCATTAGCTCTTCAATTCCCTGGCAATAAGCCAAAGCCTGCTGAAAACTGCATATACCACAAACTCTTTCAACTACATATATGTTCTGATTTATATCCTTTTCCTCAGCAAGTTTTTCAAGTCCTCTATGAACATAACCTATTGCAGGTATCGCTTCAACAACTTTTTCGTCCTCTAAAACAAGCCTAAGCTGCAGAGGTTCCGGCAAAACAGGATGCTGTGGACCAAACGGAACTATTGTTCTTTTCCCCAAAGCCTTCTTACTCTCCTTTCTTCACTTTTACCACTGGCTTTTTGCGCATAGGAGATTCTAAATCTTCTGTTATCATGAACTTTCCTTCGTAATCAATCAAAAGATTTTCAAATTCTATGCCAAACAAATCTTTTATCTCATTTTCAACAAACACAGCTGCAAAATATATGTCCGAAATAGAAGGAACTTTTTCTTCAGATGCTATAGTAACTCTTATATTTGTTACTTGGTAATCCTTATCAAAATGATAGATTATATCAAACCTTCCATCGCCCAAATCAACACATGTTGCAGTAACAAATCTATACCCATCTGCTTTTAAGGCTAAAACTTCTTTCCTCAAATCCTCTTTCTGAAGTTCTTTAAGATTTTGCAACATTCAAAATCTCACCCTTTTTCATATTCTTTTTCTTCTCTTCTAAAAGCTGTGCAGCCTTTAATATTCCTTCCATGATAGCCTCCGGCCGTGGCGCACACCCAGGAACATACACATCAACAGGAACAACTGTATCAGCACCGCCAAGGGTATTGTAACATTCTTTGAATATCCCGCCAGAGCACGCACATGCTCCAATTGCTACAACAGCTTTTGGATGCGGCATCTGTTCATAGATTGTCTTTAAAACTCTTGCGTTTCTGTGGTTGACAGATCCTGATACAACTAATATATCAGCATGTTTGGGATTACCTACATTTATAATTCCAAATCTCTCAACGTCATATACAGGTGTTAACGTTGCCAGTATTTCTATATCACAGCCATTGCAGCTGTTACAATCATAGTGAACAATCCATGGAGACTTTTTCAATGCCTTTCTGAATAACACTTTTTATTTTCACCCCTGTTTTTTATAATAACCTATACTTTATATATACCCAAATAAGATTGACAAGCGCAAAACCAAATGCTACTGACCAAGTAAGCCGTAGCATTATCTTCCATGTAAGCCTTGCTGAGATATTGTCAATTACAATCTCTAAAAAGTAGCAAATTAAAATTGCTACTATCGCGACAAAGATGTTTTTTGCAAAAAATAGCCACACAAAAAGAAGTAAAAGCACAAGCTCGTACCAGTGACCAAGCTCAATCAAGCCAAGAACAGGGCCTGCAAACTCTGTTGTAATGCCCTTTACAAGTTCCTGATGACCATGGTGTGAAGTTGATAAATCAAACGGAGATTTTCGCAGCTTAATAGTCAAAACATAGCTGAATGCTATGAAGATAAATGGCAAATCTAATATCAAAAGGCTTCTGTGTTTCAAAATATCTTCTATATTGAAACTCCCAGTCACAAAGTAAATTGCTACTATCATAGCAATTAAAACAGGCTCATATGCAAGTACAGATATCAATTCCCTGTGAGCGCCTATCCTTGAATATGGCGAATTTGTTGCCATTGCTCCAAGAATGAGCGCTGTTGTAGCAAATGCAAGAATAAATAAAATCAAAAGAAGGTCCATCTTGAGCACAAACATCACAACTGCAACAATGTTAAACATTAGAAACAAAAATGCATATAAAATCTGAGTGTTCGAAACAACAATGGTCTCTTTTGAAAATAGTTTAAAAAGGTCGTAAAAAGGCTGCAAGATAGGCGGTCCAAACCTGTTTTGCATTCTTGCTGTTATTTTGCGGTCAATCCCAGTTAAAAGTCCGCCAACTATAGGCGAAAGTACCACAGCTGCAAGTGTAATCAAAACCTGATTCACTTTAAAATCACCCCAAACATTATTGCGATTAATGCAATTGAAAGAACATTTACAACAAGCGTTACTGTTTTCTCATTTGTCAGTGTTTCAAAATAATAATTTTTGAATTCAAACGGCACAACTTTATCTTTTTCACCTCTGAAAGCAAAATTGTCCGAGTTTTCACATGACATATACACAGGTACATATCTTTTTGGCTTAAACAACCTATATATTAGAGCTCCCAGAACAACTGCTGCTACCAGCACACCAAAAAATACAAGAGGATTAAATCCAAAGAAATCTTTCACATACAAATCTTTTATATTGCTGCTGCTTACCCCTGAATACCTTGCAAAAGAAGACTTGAAAAACGGTACAACAAATTTGTTGGTAAACTGGGTCAAAAAGATGCTTACCAAAACTACAAGTGCTGATATAACCATTAAAGGAATATGTCTTAAAAATTCAAATTTTTCAACCTTGTTTTTCTCTTTGCCATCAGAAAGAACCTTGCCTATGAATTTAGTCCAGAAAACCACTGTAAAAGCACTTCCCAAGATTATCTCAAGCATTGCAACTATATTTTGAGTTGACACCTCAATAGCAATCCATTTTGTAATTAAAACGCCAAATGGCGGAAGCAGCATTGACACACTTCCTAAAAGAGTCAAGAAAGCTACAATTGGCATTTTGTACTTGATTCCGTCCATATCCTCTATGTTTCGGGAACCTATACCCTGTTCTATTGAGCCAACGCA harbors:
- a CDS encoding 3-methyl-2-oxobutanoate dehydrogenase subunit VorB — its product is MKILMKGNEAIAEAALRAGCECFFGYPITPQTELLQYMAKKLLKNGGVFIQAESEVGAINMAYGASSCGKRVMTSSSGPGISLKQEGISYLAGAELPCVIVNIMRGGPGLGNINAAQSDYLQATKGGGHGDYKVIVLAPSSVQEAVELTIKAFDLADKYRNPVMILGDGMLGQMMEVVEFDENYQPQKVEKLWAVTGERNREKRVTNSLYIVPEELEKHNLKLKEKYKKIKENEVMVEEYLADDAKVIFVSFGMCARIVKSAVNRLRQAGEKVGLVRPITLWPFPENELKSYALKEEVEFFIDVEMNLGQMLEDVKLSLEGKKEVHFYGRTGGMVPTIQEIMDFYYSLKK
- a CDS encoding 4Fe-4S dicluster domain-containing protein, translated to MKLKIEYDKCKSCGLCVEICPKKILYIDRSRINKKGYNPVEVKDQNSCIGCGSCYKVCPDIVFEVGE
- the hypE gene encoding hydrogenase expression/formation protein HypE, producing MMRTIRKEHGNGGKQTYELIDGLFKPIFGSEILKSADDSTIFSLNDMKVGISTDSFVVKPYFFKGGDIGKLAVCGTVNDLAVAGLEPKYITVSFIIEEGFSMDDLERITMSIKKYADLARVEVVAGDTKVVEKGAADGIFINTTGLGVARDTKKMPSISKIESNQVVIVSGDIGRHGACIYSHNEDLGFEERIESDCGLLLDVISELMQEVDVAYMKDLTRGGLATALNEIVQKSGFDIKVEEEKIPVADEVKALCDILGLDSYYLACEGRFVAIVNRDEKEKAIEILRKYNGFACEIGTVEESREKRVYLSTTFGGTRILDMLYYEMLPRIC
- the hypD gene encoding hydrogenase formation protein HypD, encoding MQTLEKANAIVNTIKNNIEKIGRQLRIIEVCGTHTVSIYRNGFHTLFKGYIDFISGPGCPVCVTHEGYIDNLIELAKMNYTIYTFGDLLKVPGKSMSLAEAKAEGAKIKIMYSPVDAAENIAEDEEAIIAAVGFETTVPAFALSLEKVLEKGLKNVKFACELKTIDQPLKVLLKDHIKVDGLILPGHVATILGVDGFRFVEEFKLPSVISGFEKYDILLSLLSLTQSILNNDFTVKNEYKRVVKKEGNTVAKRYIERFFERTDAYFRGLGLIEGGGLRLKSEYSAFSVQLKYEYESLSNSACRCTDVLTGKLKPFECPLFEKVCTPQTPKGACMVSQEGSCNAYFRFGKWK
- a CDS encoding HypC/HybG/HupF family hydrogenase formation chaperone, with the translated sequence MCLGYPAKVVEILEDGKKAIVDYLGLKKTVNVSLIKEVAVGDYLLIHSGVAIEKIDEKEAEEIEKLFGEVRDANS
- the hypF gene encoding carbamoyltransferase HypF, with protein sequence MKRYRFIFKGLVQGVGFRPFIYSIARKLGLTGFVKNTGEGVLAEFQGDTTSEQITQHIITNLPKNAILEKIEVYEIEPVESEKEFCIVESEKNRISTVLPYDLGICEDCKREFYDKSHRHYHNVFISCTNCGPRYTIIETLPYDRENTSMKQFKFCSDCEKEYFTADNRRFNAQSTTCPVCGPRLFLFSFAEKKHIHGEAIELLDFVSQKIEEGYIVAIKGIGGFHLVCDPYNEIVVKRLFESKRREGKPLALVARDIEVVKKYCHVNKMEEDIFSSPRCPIILFEKKTEHFSHVNSNLHTLGIMRAYTPILDYILSKTGRDFLIATSANLSGIPMIIDESDAIQKLDGTCDYVLYHNRKIVRRCDDSVAFVVKDKFVLTRPGRGFAPLRLKLSSTQFVEKNILALGGHEKATVALKKDDEVIVSQYLGDLDTKEYIDFYRSALSDLLFLYNLEYDYIACDLHKNYFSTALAEEIAQKNNKKIVYVQHHVAHVFSCMLENNLDSCIGFAFDGTGLGLDGNIWGSEGFIIDKSNVKRAFHLKYYPLVGGEKSIKEPVRLAYYFAYEIDKNFAEEYFANSNFLSKIVKAARLLNYPLCSSFGRIFDVVGVLLRCGEKNNFEAQIPMVLESIADKTEEGFYDFVMNFEHETEIDIVHILQQIINDIKRKADRSLISAKFHNTVAKIVVEVAKRLRENYNKDIVVLSGGVFQNRLLLEKTVSLLEKEGFKVYFNSFFPINDGGISAGQVYYTIQLLKNC
- the hypB gene encoding hydrogenase nickel incorporation protein HypB, producing MEIKVIKNILERNQNAADNIRRLADENKWYIVNVMGSPGAGKTSFIKCMIENLKDVFNIAVIEGDVASTIDAEQIANYGVKVLQINTGGACHLVADSIAEAIDTLNLLPKMVIFVENIGNLICPSSFDLGENMRVVVSSAAEGDDKPYKYPIMFEKADVIVLSKIDIVDAIGFDMQRYKKGLEAIKDKDLKLFEVSFRTKEGVESLVNYFYTLLDSYFKK
- the hypA gene encoding hydrogenase maturation nickel metallochaperone HypA, which translates into the protein MHEYFVTQQLVKIAEEELKNIDFKKVTEIKVVVGELSGIIDESLKFYFDILTKGTILEGAELKIITKKALLYCQKCSEYFERTKDFTCPKCLSLGKLTEHGKEFYIESIEVDD
- a CDS encoding 4Fe-4S binding protein — translated: MFGMLRNVFDNLFSKPATRLYPKEKRPFFKDTRGSLEIEIEKCIFCGICQRKCPSNAIVVDRNSRTWQLNQYKCVLCNVCVESCPKKCLISKEQFNVPTTYKEFYIKKQEVKDEVQPKAQAAATNS
- a CDS encoding nickel-dependent hydrogenase large subunit, with protein sequence MGKRTIVPFGPQHPVLPEPLQLRLVLEDEKVVEAIPAIGYVHRGLEKLAEEKDINQNIYVVERVCGICSFQQALAYCQGIEELMGIEVPDRARYLRVIWAELHRLHSHHLWLGLLADAFGFESLFMQCWRNRELVMDLMEATAGSRVIISTNIIGGVRRDIDLDKQKFILNNLAKLEEELKKIEGSFLNDYTVKKRLVGVGVLSKQEAYELGCVGPMARASGISMDLRTLGYAAYGELDFEPVVENDGDCYARLKVRLRECYQSIDLIRQAISKMPEGEISTPVKGFPNGEVISRVEQPRGEDVYYIKANGTKNLERLRIRTPTFANIPALVKMLQGVDFADVPMLVLTIDPCISCTER
- a CDS encoding NADH-quinone oxidoreductase subunit C, producing the protein MLQNLKELQKEDLRKEVLALKADGYRFVTATCVDLGDGRFDIIYHFDKDYQVTNIRVTIASEEKVPSISDIYFAAVFVENEIKDLFGIEFENLLIDYEGKFMITEDLESPMRKKPVVKVKKGE
- a CDS encoding NADH-quinone oxidoreductase subunit B family protein — its product is MLFRKALKKSPWIVHYDCNSCNGCDIEILATLTPVYDVERFGIINVGNPKHADILVVSGSVNHRNARVLKTIYEQMPHPKAVVAIGACACSGGIFKECYNTLGGADTVVPVDVYVPGCAPRPEAIMEGILKAAQLLEEKKKNMKKGEILNVAKS
- a CDS encoding respiratory chain complex I subunit 1 family protein, with translation MNQVLITLAAVVLSPIVGGLLTGIDRKITARMQNRFGPPILQPFYDLFKLFSKETIVVSNTQILYAFLFLMFNIVAVVMFVLKMDLLLILFILAFATTALILGAMATNSPYSRIGAHRELISVLAYEPVLIAMIVAIYFVTGSFNIEDILKHRSLLILDLPFIFIAFSYVLTIKLRKSPFDLSTSHHGHQELVKGITTEFAGPVLGLIELGHWYELVLLLLFVWLFFAKNIFVAIVAILICYFLEIVIDNISARLTWKIMLRLTWSVAFGFALVNLIWVYIKYRLL